A genome region from Triticum aestivum cultivar Chinese Spring chromosome 2B, IWGSC CS RefSeq v2.1, whole genome shotgun sequence includes the following:
- the LOC123047156 gene encoding uncharacterized protein, producing the protein MKARQFLNVVMERYGTGGAGGSLYTVSRINAKEHLFYRSTAEAQAAEKSRFDMECPSSAVVPPWMETISRMPPSKLRFERSTSDNKRLDFLPFHERGSGAASKILCVDAAGHTALYDMDAGSVQPIPCLNSPKGSRPISFSTTNPEASDRERADAFYVMGRFPSSYDPYNFEVLMYSNPSNGRTMKGWNWLKLPTPPAYADNCIVNSHALLEIEGDSILVVSSGEESLGTYCFNTASRKWFKAGSWTLPFLSRAVHVPELDNLLFGIASDAPNHFCAMGISRLLSKRCPPLVYSWPHLDLPEDWIMQDCSFVYLGNGRFCITKVFEFGLDEDTGNTTEMGAVMSGVEVVHHKKSGLIMVNHRSKFYRFFRDDIQCVL; encoded by the coding sequence ATGAAGGCGCGACAGTTCCTGAATGTTGTGATGGAGAGGTATGGCACTGGCGGTGCCGGTGGCAGCTTGTATACGGTCAGTCGCATCAACGCCAAGGAACACCTCTTCTACCGATCCACGGCCGAAGCACAGGCAGCAGAAAAATCAAGGTTCGATATGGAGTGCCCATCATCAGCCGTTGTGCCACCATGGATGGAGACCATCTCGCGGATGCCTCCGTCCAAGCTCAGATTCGAGCGGTCCACCTCAGACAACAAAAGACTGGATTTCCTGCCCTTCCATGAACGAGGCAGCGGTGCTGCGAGCAAGATCCTCTGCGTGGACGCCGCTGGCCACACCGCCCTATACGACATGGACGCCGGTTCGGTCCAGCCAATTCCATGCCTCAACAGTCCCAAGGGGAGCAGGCCCATCAGCTTCTCCACCACCAATCCCGAAGCCTCTGACCGTGAACGTGCTGATGCCTTCTACGTTATGGGAAGGTTCCCTTCCAGCTATGACCCCTACAACTTCGAGGTACTCATGTACAGTAACCCTTCTAATGGCAGGACGATGAAAGGCTGGAATTGGCTCAAGCTACCAACACCACCTGCCTATGCTGACAATTGCATTGTCAATTCCCATGCGCTGCTTGAAATTGAAGGTGACTCAATTCTTGTTGTCTCCTCCGGAGAAGAAAGCCTTGGCACCTACTGCTTCAACACAGCCAGTCGCAAGTGGTTTAAGGCTGGCTCCTGGACACTGCCATTCCTCAGTCGTGCTGTGCATGTACCAGAGCTGGACAACCTCTTATTTGGCATTGCCAGCGATGCACCCAACCACTTTTGTGCAATGGGTATCTCCCGTCTTCTCTCGAAGAGGTGTCCACCTTTAGTGTACAGTTGGCCACACCTTGATCTGCCCGAGGACTGGATAATGCAAGATTGCAGCTTTGTGTACTTGGGAAATGGGAGGTTTTGCATCACCAAAGTCTTTGAGTTTGGTCTGGACGAAGACACTGGCAACACGACTGAGATGGGTGCTGTGATGTCTGGCGTGGAGGTAGTGCATCACAAGAAGTCTGGACTCATCATGGTCAACCATAGGTCCAAATTCTACAGGTTCTTCAGGGATGACATCCAATGTGTCTTGTAA